From a single Vallitalea longa genomic region:
- a CDS encoding M56 family metallopeptidase yields MLNEIFYFILNMSITAATIVIILLFIRVLVGKYISKTLIYLLWCIVLFRLLIPISISSRYSFINLIDPKLTKVVEVDLLENETPDIYYSAINSIQLAENYNPIVYKSDRIEKVINIASSVWLIVTCIFLITLITIYIITMKDLNRAVKLNYDMNILYKYKKQLKIKRKVEVYESVHVNTPIVIGVSGTRIIVPHGINSDMLDYVLLHELSHIKRKDNIWRLLSILAVCIHWFNPFAWLFLYFSGQDMESACDLKVLRNIPYDRRKDYALSLVKLADDQRTLFPAMGNTIVKQRLMNIINYRKLSTIMIILTSVLCMIITILLITNPIV; encoded by the coding sequence ATGCTAAATGAAATATTTTACTTTATTTTAAATATGAGTATAACAGCAGCCACTATAGTGATTATTTTGCTGTTTATTAGAGTTCTTGTCGGGAAGTATATCAGTAAGACTCTTATTTATTTACTATGGTGTATTGTATTGTTTCGTCTTCTAATACCAATATCTATATCCAGTAGATATAGTTTCATCAATCTAATCGATCCTAAATTGACTAAAGTTGTAGAAGTTGATTTATTGGAAAATGAAACTCCTGATATTTATTATAGTGCAATTAATTCCATTCAACTAGCAGAAAACTATAATCCTATAGTGTATAAGAGTGATAGGATTGAAAAAGTAATAAATATAGCTAGTAGCGTATGGTTAATAGTTACTTGCATATTTCTAATTACATTGATCACTATTTATATAATAACTATGAAGGACCTTAATAGAGCTGTTAAACTAAATTATGATATGAATATTTTATATAAGTATAAGAAACAGCTTAAGATCAAAAGAAAAGTAGAAGTATATGAATCCGTTCATGTAAACACACCAATAGTCATAGGTGTGTCAGGTACTAGAATAATAGTTCCACATGGCATTAATTCAGATATGTTGGATTATGTTTTGTTGCACGAATTGTCACATATCAAAAGAAAAGATAATATATGGAGGCTCCTATCAATATTGGCAGTATGTATTCATTGGTTTAATCCTTTTGCATGGCTATTTCTGTATTTCTCAGGGCAAGATATGGAAAGTGCATGTGATTTGAAAGTTCTTAGAAACATTCCATATGATAGGAGAAAGGATTATGCATTATCCTTAGTGAAATTAGCAGATGACCAAAGAACATTATTCCCTGCAATGGGGAATACGATAGTCAAACAGAGATTGATGAATATCATTAATTATAGAAAACTATCCACTATAATGATTATATTGACTTCTGTTTTATGTATGATTATCACCATATTGTTGATTACCAATCCTATAGTGTGA
- a CDS encoding BlaI/MecI/CopY family transcriptional regulator, which produces MEQIKLFDSELRLMELIWQQDSTTAKNISLIAADIIGWNKNTTYTVLKKLIKKGAIERIEPNFVCKPLITREQVQLDETRKLIDKLYNGSVKTFFTSFLKKENLSKEEIEELKDIIGKEL; this is translated from the coding sequence GTGGAACAAATAAAGTTATTTGACTCAGAATTGAGATTAATGGAATTAATATGGCAACAAGATTCTACTACTGCCAAAAATATAAGTCTCATTGCGGCAGATATCATAGGATGGAATAAAAACACGACATATACGGTTTTGAAGAAACTCATCAAAAAAGGAGCAATAGAACGTATAGAACCAAACTTCGTATGTAAACCTCTTATAACAAGAGAACAAGTACAACTAGATGAAACTAGAAAACTCATAGATAAATTATATAATGGATCTGTAAAAACTTTTTTTACTTCCTTCCTTAAGAAAGAGAACCTGTCAAAAGAGGAAATAGAAGAGCTCAAAGATATTATAGGTAAAGAGCTGTAA